The genomic region ATGGCTGCTGTGTTGCTGTTGCAGAGGGATATTGCTATTAGTCCCTTCCCTACTTTCCTGGTCAAGTCTAGCTTAATGCTTTACTGTATTAAGATCAGTTAATTGGTGACATCAATTATACAGCTTAAGCTTTGACAACTGATGATATTTAGCATCTTTTGCGATATACTTTCAATTCGATTGGATTTAGTTATTCCTTCGAGAAATATTAGTTTATGCCAGAATGGTTAGTGGAGAAACTTTTTCAGTGCTTGTCGCATTTGACACTgcaaatgatttttttaatcgATCAGAATGGTTTGCTAAACTTAGGCACCAGTGAACGTAAATGTATCAGAAAGGTTTGATGTGTTCTTGTATAAAAGGAGAAGGTTTCTTAGGATTAAGATTCTGAAGCTATTTGCCGAAGGTATTGGCATCACCAACCATGTGGAAACTATATCCCTTGAAAGACTGCATTCAGTTCAACTTATAGATAATTGCTATTTTTGGGGTTAAACATATTGGATTATAAATCTTCTgcaatctttttcttcttttctttttcgttttttatttacatagtTTTTTTCTCTAGTTTTTTCTCTAGTTTCTGTTGATATTTTACTTAAAATGTTCTGGTGTGATCCTCAGCCAGCAAGAGTAATACAATGACTTAATATTTGGATGATCATATATATCTTCATTACAAAATTTTGTACAGTCTAAATGCGTGTACCCTCTTAATGAAACGGAGGGAAAGAACATTAATTACAATCTTATAAGTCACTAGTAAGTGACTTGGTGTAAATTAATCATCTACGTTCTGAGAGATTGCATGCTGAAGATATTTGAAAGTTTTCTGATAATTCAGGAAACCCATAAACCAGAAATCAAACTCATCAACAGTTACTATTTCCATGTACTTTTGGGATGGATTCTTCATATTCTCACTCTTTCcaattcttttaacttttgCAAGTGGGATCACTACCTTGTAATGGATACGAACTGATTTCCCATTCGGAGAAGAGAATTTGACTGATCTCTCACTGCAAAAGCCGACCTTGCAAGTGGAGATAAACAAGAGGCCTGCAATGGGACCTGCTGTTGTTGACAAGTAGCATTGAGAAACCTTTAACAATTTCTCATCTTCTCCAACTCTAAACAACTGCTTGAAAATTTTCTCCACACCACCAACTTGAAGAATTTTAGCCCCCAAACTAAACTTCCCTTTTACAGTTTGACTGATATTGGATCCTAGCCTGACTGCATTTGCAAAACATTCAAAGTTAGAATTTAGCTTTCGTTCAATTTTGAATCTTTCTGAGTGAAAAAGTAGTTACCATGCTCTCTAATCCCTTGTGCAATATTGTCAGCTTTCCTTCCTAATTTGTTCATCATCTTGAAAACTGAATCTAATTTACCTGCAACATGAAAAACAAGCCATtctcattaatattattattccaACTGTGTGTGAAAGCAAAAAGGAGAGGGATAGACAGAGGAAGAGCCATTACATTGCGTCAATGTGGAAGAACAATTCAAAGAAGACGGAAGATGGTATTGGGTAGAAGGGTCAGGTAAATATAATTCTGAACTGATTGGAATTCCAATAACTTGATTCTGATGTGTGTTCTTCATTTTCAGTGAGTGGCAAGATTCAAGAATGATGCCGTCACTAGTGATAGAAAGATTCTTCAGGATAAGAgataaaaggaagagaaaCCTGCAAGTGGTTGATGATCAACCCTTTCAATTCTGCGAATATATTTAAAGGGAAAGATTTTGGCAGGTAAGAGAAAAATTCTTACTTTCTGTAGTTGCATGAGTCATGTAAGACTCATCAACAGCAAAAAAGGTACACACACATACGATTCATTGacaattaaagataaagaaatatgaaaacaTATCAAGTTCTGGTTGCTAAGAAAAGTAGCTGTACAAAGGTTGAGGCCTTCTTTTGAGAAATTCTACCACCAAGtataagaaacaaaagaaaaaagaaaaaaaaaaaaacaataggGCCAAGTAGATAAGATATCCCAAATAGATGGAACAAAATACAATCCTGCAATCTTCACAAGCAACGGTGTATGACTCTGTGGCGGTGTGGAATTGGTACTTTTTGGTTGGCAATTTTAGCTTTCTGATGCCATAATGCATtcgaatataagaaaagaaaagagaaagaaaaggaattctGATCTGACATATAAATGACTCAAAGAAATCTCTTCAATgaatcttttatctttatttatgaaataaagGGGACAACTTTGTAAAAGAGCAATGGGTCAAGTGTTGCACAATTggtcaatatatatatatatttatttatttatagttacTTACTGCTCATGTGATCATATGGAGAAACAAGCTTTTTTGGTATTTCtcttttatcattcttttggttttggggttctttatgcTGATGCAGCGAATGGGAAACTGGCCAATAGACCATGCATATGCATGGTTATGAAAAATGTCTCGTCTCAGCAATGAACCATGGATTTGGACCATTGAGGCAGTTAGCTTCATCAGAAAGAAATGCCAATTGGTGTAAAATGTATTCAGAGAGAGAGTGGCCATGTCAGCTTCGTCTTCCAAATGGCAATCAAGAATAACTGGGCAGCTGAAATTTAATGTGCCAAGCTTTGAGGGATAGTGAAAATGGTGGCAGGCTAATTAGTTGACAATTTTAGTAGTTCTGAGTCCGGCATTATCACAGACCTCACAATCCATGAGAAATTGCAAATTGGATCTTTAGTTACTAAAGATCGTAAATGAAAAGGGCAGTTTGAATATTTAGTTAAGACTCTGTTattcattttagttttatctTCTAAACTGCATTAACATCGACCCTCATTATTGGACAATGCctaatttattcattaacCTTAGTGACAAGTGTTcagattattaaaataataaaatgtaaaacttTGGCGTTGGCTATTTATGGAGTTGTCTTAGGAAAGTAAAAGATCTTAAGTTGTTTGGCAAACTTCAGATAGACCTTGGAAGTTggaacatatttatttatatataatgagAGGATGCCAAGTTTAGTTGCTTTAAGAAAAGATGCAATCTGCTTTCCTGAGATTCTCTCGGACACAGTTGGCCCTTGCACACCAAGACTTACATCAGTCACTCGGTTTagctgaaaattaaaaatagttgaAATAGGTCATTGCATTTAGGGCTCTGTACCAATCCAGTCGAGCTGAACTTTGACGAGCTTGatttcattttgatttaattttataaactcAAGCTCCAGCTtgatttaaacttttatattcaaGTCCAAATTCggttcattttaaaattataaagtttaCAAGTAGTTCAAGTTcgatttataaatagattatttattatgcTAAATTAGTTAAGTTCGAATTCGGCTCGTTAAATAgttatgtaataaaaaaagctCAAATTCGACTTCGagctatttaaatatttttaaatatttatatatatatattatatggatataaaattttaaatttaaaaacaaaattaatcgAAATCGAGctcaaattattaaatgagCCTCAAGCTTATAAGCCAAATCGCAAGCTTATTTGTAAGCTTTCTAAACGAATTAGTTTGATCTTGTGAGTAGGCTTGCAAGCCAATAAAATGAGCAGACTCACGAGCTAACAAATTAAACTTTAGTCAAATTTACgtttagtttaaatttaaacttgaCTCGATTAACTTAAAAAACTCGAATAAGCTATTTATGAAGAGGAGCTTTTGAGGTTTATTCATTTAGAGCCCCAATTGCAATGCGGAGTGGTCAATTTCTTGAAGATTTAATAGAAAAGTATTAATTGGTTTGCATAGCTTACGTAACACATGAAATTCAAGAATCCATTGATTCATCGGAGGAATAAAGGAAACACATAAAACATTTTGATGAATGGGTCAAGAacttaaaagtaaaagaaaactgCGGGACAAACTTTTCAATCATGGAAATGATAGAATAAACTTCTCCGTGTGGTATTGATGCTTTTGAGCTGCCATTTTAACTTTCTAGTACCAAGAAATAAAACACTAgcaatatacatatatttacaTATGAATCCTTCATGACAAAGTTTTGTGCATACTTAAAAGCGTGTGCCCCTCCTGATAAAACACAAGGGAAGAAATAGTCCAAGTCGCTTATTAAGCCACTGTTGTAGATTAATCATCTATGTTCTGAGAGATTATTTGCTAAGATATTTGAAAGTTGTGAATAATGAAACtctaataattgattaatttccGTCACCTTTCTCTATTCATTCAACCTGAATATATACAGAAGTTTGTTACAAGGATAATTTCTAACTACTTACGTAACAAGCAACCTTATCAAAAATACAATTAGAATAATATCTAACTACTACAACTTATACATACTTATCTCTACACTaacaaattaactaaatatagttaacactccccctcaagttggCAAGTAACAATCTGTCATGCCCAATTTGTTAATGGCATCAGAAAACTCCTTCTTCGATACAGCTTTTGTAAGAACGTCAGCTAACTGATCCTTAGACTTCACGAATAGAAATGAAAGTACTTTGTCGTCCAGCTTCTCCTTTATGAAATGTATGTCCACTTCGATATGTTTCGTACGATCATGCTGTATAGGATTCTGAGAAATCTCTATTGCTGCCTTATTATCACAGAATAATTTTACTGGTTTTTCAAACACCATACCCGATTCATTCAATACACGCAAAATCCATAACAACTCACTCACACCATGAGCCATTCCTCTAAATTCTGCCTCAGCACTCGATCTTGCAACTACCTTCTGTTTCTTGTTTTTCCATGTCACCAAATTCCCACCAACAAAGGTAAAATAGCCTGAAGTCGACCTCCTGGTTGTAATATCACCTGTCCAATCAGCGTCTGTATACCCTTCAACCTTCAAATTATCGCTTTTTGAGAAAAACAGTCCCTTCCCAGGAGATCCCTTCAAGTACTTTAAGACTCCAAATGCAGCATTCATATGTTTATTACTAGGATTATGCATAAATCTACTAAGAACACTAGTTGCATAGGAAATGTCAGGTCACCTACTGACCTTTGTTACTTCCCAATATCCACAGCAATTTGATTAGGTAAAATCTCTAACCTATGGTTCATCTCAATGGGAGTATCGCAGGGTTTACATCCCAACATACCCGTATCTTCAAGCAGATCAAGCACATACTTACGCTGCGACAAAGAGATGCCATCACTCGACCTTATCACTTCAATGCCCAAAAAATACCTCAGCTCTCCCAAGTCTTTTAATTCGAACTCGAAAGCCAAGTTTTCCTTCAGATTCTCTATCTCTGCATTGTCATTACCAGTTACAACCATGTCATCCACATAAACTATTAGTGCCATAACCGTTACTCTATTTCTTCTCACAAACAAAGTGTGATCACATTCACTTTGTTTGTACCCAAATTTCTTCATAGCAACAGTTAACTTACCAAACCAAGCTCTCGGCAATTGTTTTAACCCATACAAGGACTTCCTCAACCTACATATTTGTCTACATTTGATCCTAGTAACTTAATACCAGGTGGTACATCCATATATACTTCTTCCTCCAAATCATCATGTAAAAAAGCATTTTTTTACATCAAATTGTCTTAATGCCCATCCTTTAGTTGCTGCAATAGAAATCAGTATTCGAATCGTACCAAGTTTCGCCACAGGTGCAAACATTTCCTATTAGTCAATTCCATACTTCTGAGTAAATCCTTTCGCCACCAGTCTCACTTTTCGCCTGTCTAGACTCCCATCTACCTTAAGCTTCACTGCATAGATCCATTTACAGGCAATCGTATTCTTCCCCTCTAGTAATTTCACAAACTCCCATGTTGCATTCTTCTCTAGGGCTTTCACCTCTTCCTCTATCGCCTCTTTCCATTTCAAGTCTTGCATTGCCTCCTGCACACTATTAGGAATCGCAATCTCGGATAATTCACTAGTGCTAAGTGCATAATAATCTGATAAATGGTTATGTGAAACATAATTACAAATAGAATACTTGACATTAGACTTAAGATTCGATTCATATTGTTTTCGAGCAATACCCTTATTTGATCTTTGTGGATATCTTGAAATAGAATCATTTAAGTTAATGTCTCCATCCCGAAAAGAAGAGGAAGTATCAAGATTTTCAGAAACAGTAGGAAGAGAACTAACCTGAGGTTCAGTTTCTTCTGGAAATGGTGTTAAAATAGGCGACCTCAAATGCTCATGTTTCTGTTCGACTCCTCTAGGTGTCACCACAATTTCCTGATTACTTCTCCTATTTGTATCCACAATCATTTGTCTCTCCACTTCTTCACTGTCAGCCCTATCACAACTATCAAGTTTTACAAATTCTGAAACATCTGAAACACTTCTCTCACTCACACTGTCCCCCTGGTGAATAGAATTCTGCGAGTAAAAGAAATCAGACTCTCTAAACGTAACATCCAAACTGATAATACATTTTTTTCCGATTAGGTTCATAACATCTGTAACCCTTTTGAGAATCAGAATACCCTACAAACACACACTTAACAGCTCGAGGTTCTAATTTATTCTGAAGTGGTTTTAGGACATGAGTAAAAACAGTGCAACCGAATATATAGGGTTCCAGATTTGATTCATGAGGAATTCTAAAGAATGTATGTAGCTTGGCCTGGGGAGTTTGAAAATTTAAGACACTCGACGGGGTTCGATTTATCAAATACACTATCGATTTTACTACTTCTCCTCAAAACAACCTAAGCATGTTTGCTCCAAATAAAGATGCCCTAACTACTTCTAAAATTTGCCTATTCTTACGTTCCGCTAATCCATTTTGCTGAGGGGTATAAGTACATGAGGTATTATGTCGAATACCATTCttagttaaaaaattacttaaatgACTATACATAAATTCCTTTGCATTATCAGTTTGCTAGACTAAAACCGATGTACGATattgatttctaataaaattccaaaaatcacaaaaagcTTTACTTACCTCACTTTTGTTCCGAAGTAAGGTTATCCAAGTCATACGAGTACATTCGTCTATAAAAGTTACGAAATATCTAGCACCTGATAATGAAGGAATTTTTGCAGGaccccaaacatcagaatgTATAACAGCAAATGGTTCAgtacttttattaaaactagGCAAATAAGTAGCACGGTGGCTCTTAGCAAGTTCACACACATCACAATTAAATACGGAATCATCCAAATTAACAAACAAGTcaggttttaattttttcaaataactAAATGACAAATGTCCAAGGCGTCGATGCCATAGCCAAATTCTTTCCATTGCATTACTTGAGCTTTCAGTCGTGTAAacctcacttactttcttccCTCCTGTCTCGGTCAAGTCTAGATAATAAAGTTTGCCTCGTTTAACACCATAACCAAGAGTCTCCCGAGTCAAGGTATCCTGAAAAACACAATATGAAGGCTAGAAAGTTACAGTACAGTTAAGAGACGAGGTTATTTGTCCAACCCAGAGTAAGTTACAAGACAGTGTAGGAACAATCAATAcagattttaaattcaaattttttgaaagaataatggATCCTTCTCCACTAACAATACATTCGAATCCATTTGTTGTTGACATGGTAGAATGAAAGGATGGAATGAAAGAATGAATTCGATCAGAATTGCATACCATATGATCAGATGCACCTGTGTCTATTATCCAGGTATTCGATCTTAATAGAGTAGAGGGAGTATTCTTACCAACACTTCCTGCTAGTGCAATAGCAGTAGGATTTTCACAATCTCTGGATTCTCCTCCATTTGTATGAGTTGTAACCGTCTTTGCAACAGCCTTCTTCCCGGGTTTCTTCGTAAACTCCCACCAATCTGGATACCCAATGATCTCATAACAATGCTGTTTAGTATGACCAGTCTCTCCACAATGTTCACACAACAAGTTACTATTTTTTCCAGCTCCATTTTTCCTGTTTTTTCCATAATTTTGTCGAACCTGAAATACAGTAGGCTCCA from Ricinus communis isolate WT05 ecotype wild-type chromosome 9, ASM1957865v1, whole genome shotgun sequence harbors:
- the LOC8260723 gene encoding GEM-like protein 4 codes for the protein MKNTHQNQVIGIPISSELYLPDPSTQYHLPSSLNCSSTLTQCKLDSVFKMMNKLGRKADNIAQGIREHVRLGSNISQTVKGKFSLGAKILQVGGVEKIFKQLFRVGEDEKLLKVSQCYLSTTAGPIAGLLFISTCKVGFCSERSVKFSSPNGKSVRIHYKVVIPLAKVKRIGKSENMKNPSQKYMEIVTVDEFDFWFMGFLNYQKTFKYLQHAISQNVDD